AGCCGCGCGGCATGCGGGCGATGCCGTCCTCGATCTCTTCCATGGCCTTGATGGTGAAGAGTTGCAGCCAGTTCCAGTCGCGGGTGCCATAGACGATGACCAGTTGCGCGCGCTTGCCGGCCTGCCAGTCGGGATCGGAGGATTCAAAGACGCGACGGAACTTGGCCGGGATGGAAACGCGGCCCTTCGCGTCCACCTTGACCTCTTCCGACCCTCTGAACCGGCGTGCCAAGGGCGCGCCCTCCTTTCACTGTCCGACCTTTCCGGTCTCCCGAAAAGGAAAGGGCGGATCGGGCTGCTGCCACTGCCCGATCCGCCGCCCTCGTTCCCATCTCTGGGCCCCGTAGTTTCGGGGATCGTGCCCTGCGTTTCACGCCACCTGGGGGAGGTGCTGCTCGCGCGTCGCAGAGGCCATTTTTCGGAAGCGGGTGCCTGTATGAAGCCTGCTTGTCGCCTTGGGGTCTTGGTGCCCCTGAAGCCCGTCTCCGTGAGCAAAGGGATGACATGGGAATTTATGGGACGCAATGGATTTGTTTGGACCGACCGGGGCAGCAGGCGGGCCTCCGCGCGTGAACAGCCGGCGAACAATTTCACACCTTGGCAGAGCACGGGGAAGGTATCGCGGCCCAGCCGCCGTTAACCACAAGATCTGGTGCATCCCGAGGCTGTGGCAAATAAATCCCAGCAATTCCCGGAATCGACATGGGCGCCCCGGAAGGGCGCCCTGTCAGCCGGTCCGGGCCAGCCGGGAATCGGAAAGGAGCGGCAGAATCACGGGGCTTCACGCGGCGGTGATTCGGAAACTGCGCCTGTCCCGTGCATTCCCGGCGCCCGTTCCCATGCTTTCCCAAGCCCGCGGACGGGGCCGGGGATCAGGCCATGCCGCCGCCGATCAGCCGGTCGGCCAGCCGGGCAAAGGATTCGGCCACCGGCCCGTCCCCGGCCGCGACCGGCGTGCCGGCGTCGCCCGCCAGCCGCACCTCGAGGTTCAGGGGAATCTCGCCCAGAAAGGGCAGGTTCAGCTTCGCCGCCTCGGCCGCAACGCCGCCATGGCCGAAAAGATGCGCCTCGTGCCCGCAGTTCGGGCAGATATAGGTGGACATATTCTCTACCAGCCCCAGCACCGGCGTCTTGAGCTTGTCGAACATGTCGATGGCGCGGCGGGCGTCGATCAGCGCCACGTCCTGCGGCGTCGAGACGATGATCGCCCCCGTGACCTGCGCCTTCTGGCACAGCGACAACTGCACGTCGCCGGTGCCGGGCGGCAGATCGACCAGCAGCACGTCGAGTTCGCCCCATTTCACCTGGTTCAGCATCTGCTGCAGCGCGCCCATCAGCATGGGACCGCGCCAGACCACCGCCTCGCCTTCCTTCATCATCAGGCCCAGCGACATGGTGGTGACGCCATGCGCGTGCAGCGGCTCGATCATGTCGCCGTCGCTTTTCGGGCGCTGTCCGGTCAGTCCCAGCATGCGCGGCTGCGAGGGGCCATAGATATCGGCATCCAGCAGCCCGACCCGCCGCCCCTTGCGCGCCAGCGCCACGGCGAGGTTCGAGGTCAGCGTCGATTTCCCGACCCCGCCCTTGCCCGAGCCGATGGCGAGGATCCGCGCCACGCCGCTGACCGGCGCCGGGCCGGCCTGCGGCGTCGGATGCCGGCCGATCTTCAGGCTGGGCGCCGGCGCCCCGGGCGGGCCCGAGCGCGCCGTCACCTGCGGTGCGGCGCCGCGCGGCCCGGCGGGGGCGGTGGTGACGATCTGCACCTTCTCGACCCCCGGCAGCGCCGAAAGCAGCCGCTGCGCCTCGGCCTCGACCGGGGCCAGCGCGCGGGCCAGCGCGGGGTCCGAGGCCTCGATGACGAATCGCACGATGCCCGATTCGACGTTCAGGGCCCGCACCATGTCGCGCGAAACCAGGGTTCCGCCCCCGGGAATCGCGATCCGCGAAAGCTCCTCGAGCACACGTTCCCGTGAAATGGTCATGGCAGGCCCCCAATTGCAGCGCCCGCAGCATGGCAATTCGCGACAGGCTCGGCAAGGCGCGACAAACGCGCATCCCCGGCTAAGTCGCTGTGACCTCGGGTAAAATACGACCCATGAGGTCGGTAATCCTGTCCACGGCTCGCCGGACATCACGAAAACTCACGAAATATTAACGATTTGCAACAGGGTTCCCGAAACAGCCATGCCGTTTCTGCATAGCAGCATGGCGTCTTCGTCCATTGTGCAAGCGCAGCAAACGGGCCATGTTAGCTCCAACAGCGCACCGGGGATCACCGCAAAAGCGAAAGCAAGCGAACCTCAACGCGCCATCCGCAAGACGAAAGAGTGTATGAAATGGCTGTTCTCGATCTGATCCATAGCGGTTCGCACCGCAATGCCGCCGGTCACGGCGCGATCGCGACCTTCGTGGCCAATGTCCGCGACAACATGGCCCGCCGGTCGGTATATCGCCAGACCCTGCGCGAGCTGAACCAACTGTCGAACCGCGACCTGGCCGACCTGGGCCTGAACCGCGGCGCGATCCGCGGCGTGGCTTACGAAGCCGCCTGGGGCGCGAAGTAAGAATTCCGACACCCGACCCACTCCTCCTCCCTTGGGTCCGGGTTCAGGCGGCATCCTCCCTCCTCCTCCCTAGAGGATGCCGCCGCTCAGATAAGGTAAGACCCCTCCTCCTCCCTGGGTCTTGCTCTTAAGGCGGCTCCCCCTCCTCCTCCCTGGGGATGCCGCCACCCCATACGGCGAAACCCCTCCTCCTCCCTGGGTTTCGCGGTTCCGGCGGCCGCCCCCTCCTCCTCCCTGGGGCGCCGCCACACCGATGCGGTCCGGCCCCTCCTCCTCCCTGGGCCTGGCTGTTCCGGCGGCGCCTCCCTCCTCCTCCCTGGAGGCGTCGCCCAAAACTTCCGCCGCAAGGCGGGTTCGGATGCGACGGTCCCCTCCTCCTCCCTGGGACCGGATGCACGCGGTGATGGCCTCCTCCTCCCTGCCATTGCCGCACCCCATACGCGGCTCCTCCTCCTCCCTGGGCCAGCGTTGCGCGGCGGTGCCCCCTCCTCCTCCCTGGGTACCGCCGCTTTTCATTTGCGGCCCTTCGGTTTAAGCGCAGCGCATGTTGTCCTATCAGCACGCCTATCACGCCGGGAACCTGGCCGACCTGCACAAGCACGCGCTGCTGGCGTCGATGCTGGACTACCTGACCGCCAAGCCGAAGCCGCTGAGCTATCTGGAAACCCACGCCGGGCGCGGGCTCTACGATCTCTCGGGTCCCGAATCGGCCCGCACGGGCGAGGCCGATGCCGGCATCACCCGCGCCCTGGCGCAGGACTGGCTGCCCGCCGGCCACCCGCTGCGCCAGGCGCTCGACCAGATCCGCGCCCTGCACGGCCCGCAGGCCTATCCCGGCTCGCCTCTGATCGCGCGGCATTTCCTGCGCCCCGAAGACGAGGCGCATCTGGCCGAGCTACACCCGGCCGAGCACGACGCCCTGGCCCGCGTCGCCGGCTTCGCGCATCTGCACCGGCAGGACGGGTTCCAAATGGCGAATGCGCTCTGCCCGCCGACACCGCGGCGCGGGCTGCTGCTGATCGACCCGAGCTATGAGGTGAAGGCCGATTACGCTTCCGTCCCGCGCCACATCGCCAAGATCGCGCGCAAATGGAACGTCGGCATCATCGCGCTGTGGTATCCGCTGCTGCTGGACGACCGCCAGCGCCCGATGGTCCAAGCCCTGCTGCGCGACCACCCCGAGGCGCTGCTGTCCGAGGTCCGCTTCCCGCCGGCCCGGCCGGGGCATGGGATGGTCGGCTCGGGCATGTTCGTGATCAATCCGCCCTATGGGCTGGCGGATGAGGCGGGACGGTTGGGGGAATTATACGCGCGGCTGTAAGATGTGGCCGTTGATGGTCCCGCCGACGACAGGCTGCTGCAATTCACGCATTGCGGGATGACCGTCGCCTGCGCAGCTCCGTTCTCTCGAGTGAGCTCATCACGGAAGCGGTATGTCATGAGGGCGCCGCCGATCGCCAGTGCAGTCCTTGGCGGGTTCCGACGCCTCCTGCCCCCAGGCGACGTGACCAATCCGACGAGTCTACCCCGCCAGCGCCGCCGCCAGCCGCCTGTCCATCTCATCCTCCGGGCCGTCCGCCCAAGGCCTAAACCGCAATCGAAACGCCGCCAGCGCCTCCGGCCCCAAGGAATAGCCGATCCAGGTCAGGCTGTCGGCCAGGGGCAGGTCCGCACCCGGCGCGAAAGGCCAGACCGCCAACCCCTGCAAGCCCAGCCGGCGCCAGTCGAAGCGTGGGCCGGGGTCGATCTTGCGGTCGGGCGCCATGTCGGAATGGGCGATCACGCCCGCGGGCCCGATGTCCCAGCGCGCCATGATGCCGCGCAGCAAGTGCTCCAGCGCCGCCATCTGCGGCTCGGGAAAGGGCCGGTCGCCGGGATTGACCAGCTCGATGCCGATGCTGCGCGAGTTCACATCGTCCAAGCCCCGCCAACGGCCGGCGCCGGCGTGCCAGGCGCGGCGATCCTCGGGCACCAGCGATTCGACCCGCCCGTCCTCATGCACCAGCCAATGCGCGCTGACCTCGGCCTCGGGGTCGCAAAGCCGGGCGCGGGCCGAGGCGCCATCCGCCATGCCGGTGTAATGCAACACAACCAGCGACGGGGCCTGCCCGCGCCGGTCGCCGTGATTGGGCGACGGGCTCAAAGCCGGGGTTGGCGATAGGGGCGCGGATCCCAGCCGCAGACGAAACCGTCGCCGTCCGGGTCCAGCCCGCGCGGGTCGATCACCGGCCCGCCCGCGGCGATGAAGGCGGTCTGCGCCGCGTTCACGCTGGGGAACGCCAGGCAGGCCCGCGCCGCCGCATTGGCCGAAACCCCCGCGCGCGGGTATTTGGTCTGGCCCGGATTCTGGCTTTCCTGACGCGCATAGCGCACCAGCACCGGCGTCGCACCGCTGGCCGCAACCGGCGCCGCCGCGACGGGCCGGGCCGTCACCGGCCGGGTCGTCACGGTCACCGTGCCCGGCTGCTTCGCCGGCACGCCGGCAATCTCGGCGGCGGTCGGCGCCTTGGCCGGCAATTGCACCGGGATCGCGTCCGGCACCGGTCCCCGGCCATGCAGGGCGACCTCGCGCTTCTGCAGGTAATCCGCATAGGCCGAGCCGTTGTGCATGGCGCTGTAATTCGGATTCCAGCCGGCGTTCTCGCCGCAGGCGGCCAGCGCCAGCAGCGGGGCAACAGCCAGCAGGGACAGGTTCCGCATCGCTTTCTCCCGTGAAAGGCCGGTCACCACCAGCGCGAGGGTTTCGCCGTGAAGCCTGCCGCAGATTCGAGGCTTTGTGCAAGGTTCAACAGGTTGCCCTCGTCCCAGGGCCGGCCGATCAGCTGCATGCCCAGCGGCAGGCCCTGCCGGTC
This portion of the Paracoccus sp. N5 genome encodes:
- a CDS encoding Mrp/NBP35 family ATP-binding protein, giving the protein MTISRERVLEELSRIAIPGGGTLVSRDMVRALNVESGIVRFVIEASDPALARALAPVEAEAQRLLSALPGVEKVQIVTTAPAGPRGAAPQVTARSGPPGAPAPSLKIGRHPTPQAGPAPVSGVARILAIGSGKGGVGKSTLTSNLAVALARKGRRVGLLDADIYGPSQPRMLGLTGQRPKSDGDMIEPLHAHGVTTMSLGLMMKEGEAVVWRGPMLMGALQQMLNQVKWGELDVLLVDLPPGTGDVQLSLCQKAQVTGAIIVSTPQDVALIDARRAIDMFDKLKTPVLGLVENMSTYICPNCGHEAHLFGHGGVAAEAAKLNLPFLGEIPLNLEVRLAGDAGTPVAAGDGPVAESFARLADRLIGGGMA
- a CDS encoding DUF1127 domain-containing protein, which gives rise to MAVLDLIHSGSHRNAAGHGAIATFVANVRDNMARRSVYRQTLRELNQLSNRDLADLGLNRGAIRGVAYEAAWGAK
- the rlmJ gene encoding 23S rRNA (adenine(2030)-N(6))-methyltransferase RlmJ gives rise to the protein MLSYQHAYHAGNLADLHKHALLASMLDYLTAKPKPLSYLETHAGRGLYDLSGPESARTGEADAGITRALAQDWLPAGHPLRQALDQIRALHGPQAYPGSPLIARHFLRPEDEAHLAELHPAEHDALARVAGFAHLHRQDGFQMANALCPPTPRRGLLLIDPSYEVKADYASVPRHIAKIARKWNVGIIALWYPLLLDDRQRPMVQALLRDHPEALLSEVRFPPARPGHGMVGSGMFVINPPYGLADEAGRLGELYARL
- a CDS encoding N-acetylmuramoyl-L-alanine amidase; protein product: MSPSPNHGDRRGQAPSLVVLHYTGMADGASARARLCDPEAEVSAHWLVHEDGRVESLVPEDRRAWHAGAGRWRGLDDVNSRSIGIELVNPGDRPFPEPQMAALEHLLRGIMARWDIGPAGVIAHSDMAPDRKIDPGPRFDWRRLGLQGLAVWPFAPGADLPLADSLTWIGYSLGPEALAAFRLRFRPWADGPEDEMDRRLAAALAG